From Medicago truncatula cultivar Jemalong A17 chromosome 7, MtrunA17r5.0-ANR, whole genome shotgun sequence, a single genomic window includes:
- the LOC25499454 gene encoding putative HVA22-like protein g — MLGDFITRCLILLLGYAYPGFECYKTVERNKVEMDELRFWCQYWIIVAFFTVLEKFADVVIGWLPMYGELKLALFIYMWYPKTKGTGYVYNKVLRPYVSKNEIDFDKKFQEWRVRGWDLAIFYWQNCTELGQTAFFQVIDHLAAQSKRLSGKSSKKKKDGMNPVPSAPPLPEIRSALFELHQNDFVGRKKK, encoded by the exons ATGTTAGGGGATTTCATTACTCGATGTCTTAT ATTGCTTCTCGGATATGCATATCCTGGATTTGAATGCTACAAAACCGTTGAGAGAAACAAAGTTGAAATGGATGAACTTCGTTTCTGGTGTCAATACTG GATCATTGTAGCTTTTTTCACAGTACTGGAAAAGTTTGCAGATGTAGTTATTGGATG GTTGCCCATGTATGGAGAATTGAAGCTTGCCCTGTTCATATACATGTGGTATCCCAAAACTAAG GGGACAGGATATGTGTATAATAAAGTGTTGAGACCATATGTATCTAAGAATGAAATTGACTTTGACAAGAAGTTTCAAGAGTGGAGAGTTAGAGGATGGGATTTGGCAATTTTTTACTGGCAAAATTGCACTGAGTTGGGGCAAACTGCATTTTTTCAAGTTATTGATCACTTGGCTGCTCAATCCAAGAGATTATCAGGCAAATCCTCCAAGAAG aaaaaagATGGGATGAATCCTGTTCCTAGTGCCCCACCATTGCCTGAAATACGATCAGCATTGTTTGAACTCCACCAAAATGATTTCGTGGGCCGAAAGAAGAAGTAA
- the LOC25499455 gene encoding uncharacterized protein: MADSTTAAAAVNSPLRRHNSISAITPTKPPIRTSSLDLELLLLKSPSSFTSYTSLRDMLPSPHAVNSPTASSATMNSGYEISIRNRLVKQAARSYLQPMCSSVGNSSAPNFLRRFWHRLSSANHLTDCFISMVSGFTRIFYQILHTFRGQVRT; encoded by the coding sequence ATGGCTGATTCCACCACTGCCGCCGCCGCCGTCAATTCACCCCTCCGCCGCCATAACTCCATATCGGCGATAACACCAACAAAGCCACCAATACGCACATCAAGCTTGGATTTAGAGCTTCTTCTACTCAAATCTCCTTCTTCTTTCACTTCATACACATCACTCAGAGACATGCTTCCTTCTCCTCACGCCGTCAACTCTCCGACCGCTTCCTCTGCCACCATGAACTCCGGCTATGAGATCTCAATCCGCAACCGTCTTGTCAAGCAAGCTGCCAGGTCTTATCTCCAGCCCATGTGTTCTTCCGTCGGGAACTCCTCTGCTCCTAATTTCCTCCGCCGCTTTTGGCACCGTCTCTCCTCCGCCAACCACCTTACGGATTGTTTCATCTCCATGGTTTCGGGTTTTACCCGAATTTTTTATCAGATACTCCATACTTTCCGTGGCCAAGTAAGAACATAA